A genomic window from Lotus japonicus ecotype B-129 chromosome 1, LjGifu_v1.2 includes:
- the LOC130729865 gene encoding elongator complex protein 3 — protein MAAIAVAEARKAPRPGKGGFEAHGLTEEEARVRAIAEIVSSMVDLSRKGHNVDLNALKSAACRKYGLARAPKLVEMIAALPDSDRDALLPKLRAKPVRTASGIAVVAVMSKPHRCPHIATTGNICVYCPGGPDSDFEYSTQSYTGYEPTSMRAIRARYNPYVQARSRIDQLKRLGHSVDKVEFILMGGTFMSLPAEYRDYFIRNLHDALSGHTSANVEEAVAYSEHSATKCIGMTIETRPDYCLGPHLRQMLSYGCTRLEIGVQSTYEDVARDTNRGHTVAAVADCFCLAKDAGFKVVAHMMPDLPNVGVERDMESFREFFESPMFRADGLKIYPTLVIRGTGLYELWKTGRYRNYPPEQLVDIVARILAMVPPWTRVYRVQRDIPMPLVTSGVEKGNLRELALARMEDLGLKCRDVRTREAGIQDIHHQIRPEEVELVRRDYSANEGWETFLSYEDTRQDILVGLLRLRKCGRNTTCPELTGRCSIVRELHVYGTAVPVHGRDADKLQHQGYGTLLMEEAERIACREHRSTKIAVISGVGTRHYYRKLGYELEGPYMVKCLM, from the exons ATGGCGGCTATAGCGGTGGCGGAGGCCAGAAAGGCACCACGGCCAGGCAAGGGCGGCTTCGAAGCGCACGGTCTGACCGAGGAGGAAGCGCGTGTACGAGCCATCGCCGAGATCGTGAGCTCCATGGTGGACCTCTCACGAAAGGGCCACAACGTCGACCTCAACGCTCTCAAATCCGCCGCGTGCCGCAAGTACGGCCTCGCCCGCGCGCCCAAGCTCGTCGAGATGATCGCCGCCCTCCCCGACTCCGACCGGGACGCCCTCCTTCCTAAGCTCCGAGCCAAGCCCGTCCGAACCGCCTCCGGCATCGCCGTGGTGGCCGTCATGTCTAAGCCTCACCGTTGCCCTCACATCGCCACCACCGGCAATATATGCGTTTACTGCCCCGGTGGTCCTGACTCCGATTTTGAGTACAGTACTCAGTCTTACACCGGTTACGAACCAACTAGCATGCGTGCAATTCGAGCAAG GTATAATCCCTACGTGCAGGCTAGAAGCAGGATTGACCAGCTTAAGCGTTTGGGTCACAGTGTAGACAAG GTTGAGTTCATCTTGATGGGTGGTACTTTCATGTCGCTTCCAGCAGAATACCGtgattattttataaggaatCTTCATGATGCTTTGTCTGGACACACATCTGCCAATGTAGAAGAGGCAGTGGCATACTCTGAACATAGTGCAACCAAGTGTATTGGCATGACAATTGAAAC GAGGCCAGATTATTGCCTCGGGCCTCACTTGCGACAGATGCTTTCTTATGGCTGCACACGATTGGAGATTGGAGTCCAAAGCACCTATGAGGATGTTGCCCGTGACACTAATAGAGGGCATACTGTAGCTGCAGTAGCTGATTGTTTTTGCTTGGCTAAAGATGCTGGTTTCAAG GTTGTGGCTCACATGATGCCTGATCTTCCAAATGTTGGTGTTGAAAGGGACATGGAAAGTTTCCGGGAATTTTTTGAGAGTCCCATGTTTAGAGCAGACGGGCTTAAAATATACCCTACACTGGTAATACGTGGAACTGGGCTTTATGAGCTCTGGAAAACTGGCAG GTATAGAAACTATCCACCTGAGCAACTTGTGGACATCGTAGCAAGAATCCTTGCAATGGTACCCCCGTGGACACGTGTTTATAGAGTTCAGCGGGATATTCCCATGCCTCTGGTTACCTCTGGGGTTGAGAAAGGGAATTTAAGGGAGCTGGCGTTAGCTCGAATGGAAGACCTGGGATTAAAATGCCGTGATGTTCGAACTAGAGAAGCTGGAATCCAG GATATACACCACCAAATTAGGCCAGAAGAGGTGGAACTTGTTCGTCGTGATTATTCGGCAAATGAGGGTTGGGAAACGTTTCTGTCATACGAAGATACACGACAG GATATCCTTGTTGGTTTGTTGCGACTACGAAAATGTGGCCGCAACACTACTTGTCCAGAGCTCACGGGGAGATGTTCTATTGTTCGTGAACTCCATGTTTATGGAACTGCGGTACCAGTTCATGGGCGGGATGCTGACAAGCTACAACACCAG GGATATGGTACACTTCTCATGGAGGAGGCAGAGCGTATTGCATGTAGAGAACACAGATCAACCAAAATAGCTGTGATTTCAGGGGTAGGGACACGTCATTACTACAGAAAGTTGGGATATGAACTTGAAGGGCCTTACATGGTGAAATGTCTAATGTAA